A genomic segment from Ignavibacteriales bacterium encodes:
- a CDS encoding FMN-binding protein → MKVTHIVAALTIIGIIAGGSLSLVNNWAAPKIAANQKAETERAIYLVHLDGKRYEEIKNSGFEVYKVFNQADSSVGYSLVYSGNGFQGKIKLMIGLAEDLNKITSIEVLEQSETPGLGTKILEPPYKDQYKGLVPAPTIKLIKGVEPSNPNEVKAITGATISSRSVVAIVNEGVGKLKELENKGALK, encoded by the coding sequence ATGAAAGTAACTCACATTGTTGCAGCACTGACAATTATTGGAATCATTGCCGGCGGATCGTTGTCGCTGGTTAATAACTGGGCGGCACCAAAGATCGCAGCTAATCAAAAAGCCGAAACAGAACGAGCTATTTATCTTGTTCATCTTGATGGAAAAAGATACGAAGAAATTAAAAACTCAGGATTTGAAGTTTATAAAGTTTTTAATCAAGCAGATTCATCAGTCGGATATTCACTCGTTTATTCCGGAAATGGTTTTCAGGGAAAAATTAAATTGATGATTGGCCTTGCTGAAGATTTAAACAAAATCACTTCGATCGAAGTGCTTGAGCAATCAGAAACTCCCGGGCTTGGAACAAAAATTCTTGAGCCGCCATATAAAGATCAGTACAAAGGATTAGTACCTGCCCCAACAATCAAGCTCATAAAAGGAGTTGAACCATCAAATCCAAATGAAGTTAAGGCAATAACCGGCGCAACAATTTCATCACGCTCTGTTGTGGCAATTGTAAATGAAGGAGTGGGCAAGTTGAAAGAACTTGAGAACAAAGGAGCATTAAAATGA
- a CDS encoding DUF302 domain-containing protein: MQYGFNKTTDYTFEQAIEKVTEELKKEGFGILTTIDVKETLKKKIDVDFKKYTILGACNPKLAHSALQVEEELGLLLPCNVIVYEKENKTVVSVFDPNIMAHIIDNPDMKAVAQEVKNKLQRVLEAV; the protein is encoded by the coding sequence ATGCAATACGGTTTTAACAAAACAACTGATTACACATTTGAACAAGCAATTGAAAAAGTAACTGAAGAACTTAAAAAAGAAGGCTTCGGTATTCTTACTACAATTGATGTGAAAGAAACGTTGAAGAAAAAAATTGATGTTGATTTTAAAAAGTACACAATACTCGGTGCTTGCAATCCAAAACTTGCCCACAGTGCTTTGCAAGTTGAAGAAGAATTAGGGTTATTGCTTCCATGCAACGTAATTGTTTATGAAAAAGAAAACAAAACGGTTGTATCTGTTTTTGACCCAAACATTATGGCTCACATAATTGATAATCCGGATATGAAAGCAGTTGCACAAGAAGTAAAAAATAAATTACAAAGAGTATTAGAGGCTGTGTAA
- a CDS encoding SoxR reducing system RseC family protein → MTNQEMYTEELYEEGIVKESKDGIATIVISNSDQCEECTAKLYCKPGSSNERSLVVKDPFGVKVGDKVKVMIKGSKLISASFIIYGIPLVLLLLGLIIGMNVFHENKEIYSTFFSFVLATSYLFIFWMIGKKEKWSSNNYPEIIFVSSKANQN, encoded by the coding sequence ATGACAAATCAAGAAATGTATACAGAAGAACTTTACGAAGAAGGAATAGTTAAAGAATCAAAAGATGGAATTGCTACAATTGTAATTTCAAATTCTGATCAATGCGAAGAATGCACTGCAAAGCTTTATTGTAAACCTGGTAGCTCAAATGAAAGAAGTTTAGTCGTAAAAGATCCTTTTGGAGTTAAAGTTGGAGATAAAGTTAAAGTGATGATTAAAGGAAGCAAGTTGATTAGCGCTTCTTTTATTATTTATGGAATACCATTGGTACTTCTTCTACTCGGGTTGATTATTGGAATGAATGTTTTTCATGAAAACAAAGAAATTTACTCAACATTCTTTTCGTTTGTCTTAGCAACCAGTTATCTCTTTATTTTCTGGATGATTGGGAAGAAGGAAAAATGGAGTTCTAATAATTATCCAGAAATAATTTTTGTAAGTTCTAAAGCAAATCAAAACTAA
- a CDS encoding electron transport complex subunit E, giving the protein MKKQVSLLREFTKGLWETNPVFKQILGMCPTLAVTVSAINGIAMALATTFVLVFSSLLISLVRKWIPNQVRIASYIVIIATFVTIVDLVMKAQFVELSKALGPFIPLIVVNCIILGRAEAFASKNNPLRSVLDALGNGAGFLISLFVLGSVREIIGSRTIMGFQVLPNGFEPWLIMILPAGAFLTLGLMMGFANMFIERKKNLERESLIAQYKRSGREEITEEVLKEAGV; this is encoded by the coding sequence ATGAAAAAACAAGTATCGCTCCTAAGAGAATTTACAAAAGGCTTGTGGGAAACAAATCCAGTTTTTAAGCAAATACTTGGAATGTGTCCGACACTTGCTGTTACTGTTTCAGCTATAAATGGAATTGCAATGGCGCTTGCCACAACTTTTGTTCTTGTATTTTCAAGTTTGCTTATTTCGCTTGTACGAAAATGGATTCCTAACCAGGTTAGAATAGCATCATACATTGTTATCATAGCAACCTTTGTAACAATTGTAGATCTTGTAATGAAAGCTCAGTTTGTGGAGTTAAGTAAAGCGCTCGGTCCTTTCATTCCACTTATAGTTGTAAACTGTATTATTCTAGGCAGAGCAGAAGCTTTTGCGTCAAAAAATAATCCGTTAAGATCAGTTTTAGATGCGCTTGGAAACGGCGCTGGATTTTTAATTTCACTTTTTGTGCTCGGAAGTGTTAGAGAAATAATCGGATCAAGAACAATTATGGGTTTTCAGGTTTTACCAAATGGATTTGAACCCTGGTTAATAATGATTTTACCGGCTGGAGCATTTTTAACCCTTGGTTTGATGATGGGGTTTGCGAATATGTTTATCGAAAGAAAGAAAAATTTAGAACGTGAATCTTTAATTGCTCAATATAAAAGATCCGGAAGAGAAGAAATTACAGAAGAAGTTTTAAAAGAGGCTGGAGTATAA
- a CDS encoding RnfABCDGE type electron transport complex subunit D has translation METATITETKKTVHFDLTTSPHLHSKWSTSKVMWFVNLALVPCIASALVFFGIYQAVIMITAVIFSVGTEAAIQSIRKKQVTWFDGSAALTGLLLSLTLPPNFSLSATAIGSVVAIGLGKQIFGGLGYNIFNPALVGRAFLQAAFPVQITTWTQPNFAVDAVTSATPLAAFKFDKILTAQTPLMIGNIGGSLGETSAIAVLLGGIFLIAVGIVNWRIPLSMIIGMFLFGGIFWLINPQNPSPLFHIFAGSFLFGAMFMATDWVSSPITNKGMWIFGLGISLVLIVIRIYGGLPEGVMYSILFMNGFVPLINRYTTPRIFGAVKEEKK, from the coding sequence ATGGAAACAGCTACAATTACAGAAACAAAAAAAACAGTACACTTTGATTTAACAACATCACCTCATTTGCATTCAAAGTGGTCAACATCAAAAGTGATGTGGTTTGTTAATCTTGCACTCGTTCCCTGCATTGCATCAGCATTGGTATTCTTTGGAATTTACCAGGCTGTAATAATGATCACGGCTGTGATTTTTTCTGTTGGTACAGAAGCCGCAATTCAATCAATACGAAAAAAACAAGTTACCTGGTTTGATGGCAGTGCAGCATTAACAGGTTTGCTTTTATCCTTAACATTGCCGCCTAATTTTTCTTTATCAGCAACTGCAATTGGTTCCGTTGTTGCAATTGGATTAGGCAAGCAGATTTTTGGCGGATTGGGATATAATATTTTTAATCCTGCTTTAGTAGGAAGAGCTTTTTTGCAAGCTGCTTTTCCTGTACAGATTACAACCTGGACTCAGCCAAACTTTGCTGTTGATGCTGTTACAAGCGCAACTCCGCTGGCCGCATTTAAGTTTGATAAAATTTTAACAGCACAAACTCCCTTGATGATTGGAAATATTGGCGGTTCACTTGGTGAAACATCTGCAATAGCTGTTTTGCTTGGTGGAATATTTTTAATAGCAGTTGGAATTGTTAACTGGCGAATTCCACTTTCAATGATTATCGGAATGTTTTTATTTGGCGGAATATTCTGGTTAATCAATCCGCAAAACCCTTCTCCGCTTTTCCACATCTTTGCAGGAAGTTTTCTTTTCGGTGCAATGTTTATGGCAACTGATTGGGTCTCATCCCCAATTACAAATAAAGGCATGTGGATTTTTGGATTAGGAATTTCTCTCGTGTTAATAGTAATCAGAATATACGGCGGCTTACCCGAAGGAGTTATGTACTCAATTTTATTTATGAATGGATTTGTTCCTCTTATCAACAGATATACAACTCCAAGAATTTTTGGTGCTGTTAAGGAGGAGAAGAAATGA
- a CDS encoding rhodanese-like domain-containing protein has product MATEQILLYAVIALIIYYVGKKFYLIKSIKQYSPVDASAKVKKERNVVFLDVRTDKERKQSSIKGSYHIPVTSIKDREQELKKFKDAEIICYCQTGSRSLTAASKLKKMGFSASNLSGGMVRWNSSGLR; this is encoded by the coding sequence ATGGCAACTGAACAAATTTTATTATACGCGGTTATTGCTCTTATTATCTATTATGTGGGTAAAAAGTTTTATTTGATTAAATCTATAAAACAATATTCACCAGTTGATGCTTCAGCAAAAGTTAAAAAAGAAAGAAATGTTGTTTTTCTTGATGTAAGAACGGATAAAGAAAGAAAACAAAGTTCTATAAAAGGTTCTTATCACATTCCTGTAACTTCTATAAAAGACAGGGAACAGGAATTAAAAAAGTTTAAAGATGCAGAAATAATCTGTTACTGCCAGACCGGAAGCCGAAGTTTAACAGCCGCATCTAAACTAAAAAAAATGGGATTTAGCGCAAGTAATTTAAGTGGAGGAATGGTTCGTTGGAACTCATCAGGCTTGAGATAG
- a CDS encoding T9SS type A sorting domain-containing protein has protein sequence MKKVLLLTFVLSTIIFAQWAQHLPSPYGNALLGINLVGTEDVFISSFGAFIKSTNNGMDWEVKRNINGHNDLWYSVCFINSSIGWMSGNGIIIKTTNGGEDWVDQNPNSPDQIYEIRFFDSQKGIAITGQEKRILVSNNGGDTWNVKNVPSTNFLQCGYFINDTTGWVSGQNEILKTTNSGNSWVTYNIASFYLDAFFIDENIGWFVGSGGQISKTTNGGQSWTNQTSNTTTQFNSIFMIDQNTGWAVGFNGVVVKTSDGGTNWNSITTPTTEMLTGINFSDQNNGWVISNKGTILKSTDGGTNWILWSRNLESNLTNGFFLNSQVGWLTGSNGLIFKTLDSGDNWTSTIAPVINTFNDIEFADINFGWAVGNNGNIIKSTNGGSNWNTQVSGVTTKLNSISSTGTDTVFAVGLNGTILKTTDGGNNWINIIQPTSNQFSKIIKDDNNDLWICGYDNSSFTPLLLKSTDYGIGWENKFSTDSMALYAITKTNNVILISGGKSGPSGIEMLIYKSSDNGEQWSNILSIPGNINGARIIEISINNNGDYVAISLNKIFFSSDQGNTWNSESFPLETLTSLFFSDSNTGWITGQNSLVLKNTNSGITNIKTIDNWIDNYSLSQNYPNPFNPTTKISYSIATAGIVSLKIYDILGREVSTLVNEEKSAGRYEVNFNASQLASGVYFYQIKAGSFTQTKKLMLLK, from the coding sequence ATGAAAAAAGTACTTTTACTCACCTTTGTTCTATCAACTATCATTTTTGCCCAATGGGCACAGCATTTACCTAGCCCTTACGGAAATGCATTATTAGGTATAAACCTAGTAGGAACTGAAGATGTTTTTATTTCCAGCTTTGGAGCGTTTATTAAAAGCACAAATAATGGAATGGATTGGGAAGTAAAACGAAATATTAATGGGCATAATGATCTTTGGTATTCAGTATGTTTTATTAATAGCTCAATAGGCTGGATGTCTGGGAATGGGATAATCATTAAAACTACTAATGGTGGTGAAGATTGGGTTGATCAGAATCCTAACTCACCAGATCAGATATATGAAATCCGATTTTTTGATTCACAAAAAGGAATTGCAATAACCGGCCAAGAAAAAAGAATATTGGTTTCAAATAATGGAGGCGATACTTGGAATGTAAAAAATGTTCCATCAACTAATTTTCTTCAATGTGGATATTTTATCAACGACACAACTGGATGGGTTTCAGGCCAAAATGAAATTTTAAAAACTACTAATTCGGGTAATAGTTGGGTTACTTACAATATTGCTTCTTTCTACTTAGATGCTTTTTTTATTGACGAAAATATCGGATGGTTTGTTGGAAGTGGTGGGCAAATCTCTAAAACCACAAATGGTGGACAGAGTTGGACGAATCAAACATCCAACACGACAACACAATTCAACTCAATATTTATGATTGACCAAAACACTGGCTGGGCTGTTGGGTTTAATGGAGTAGTTGTTAAAACATCAGATGGAGGAACGAACTGGAACAGCATAACAACACCAACAACGGAAATGCTTACGGGCATCAATTTCTCAGATCAAAATAACGGCTGGGTTATTAGTAATAAAGGAACAATTCTAAAAAGTACAGATGGTGGTACAAATTGGATATTATGGTCAAGAAATTTAGAATCAAATTTAACAAACGGTTTTTTTCTAAACTCTCAAGTAGGCTGGTTAACCGGAAGTAATGGATTAATTTTTAAAACATTAGATTCTGGTGATAATTGGACAAGCACAATAGCGCCTGTAATAAACACTTTTAATGATATTGAGTTTGCCGATATTAATTTTGGGTGGGCCGTTGGTAACAACGGGAATATTATTAAATCTACTAATGGCGGATCAAATTGGAATACGCAAGTATCTGGTGTGACAACCAAACTTAATTCAATTAGCTCGACTGGTACTGATACCGTTTTTGCTGTCGGTTTGAATGGTACAATTTTAAAAACTACGGACGGGGGAAATAATTGGATAAATATAATACAACCCACATCAAATCAGTTTAGTAAAATTATTAAAGATGATAATAATGACTTGTGGATTTGCGGTTATGATAATTCAAGTTTTACTCCTCTCTTACTTAAATCAACGGATTATGGAATCGGTTGGGAAAACAAATTCTCAACTGATTCGATGGCACTTTATGCTATTACAAAAACAAACAATGTCATTCTTATTAGTGGCGGTAAATCTGGTCCTAGCGGAATAGAAATGTTAATTTATAAAAGTTCTGATAATGGTGAACAATGGTCAAATATCCTGTCAATACCTGGAAATATTAATGGTGCCAGAATTATAGAAATCTCTATAAACAACAATGGAGATTATGTCGCCATATCGCTCAATAAAATATTCTTTTCGTCTGATCAGGGGAACACATGGAATTCTGAAAGTTTTCCATTAGAAACACTAACCTCATTATTTTTTTCGGATTCTAATACAGGCTGGATAACTGGACAAAATAGTCTAGTTCTAAAAAATACAAATTCTGGAATCACAAACATCAAAACAATAGATAATTGGATAGATAATTATTCTTTATCCCAAAACTATCCAAACCCATTTAATCCAACTACAAAAATAAGTTACAGCATTGCAACAGCAGGAATTGTTTCACTAAAAATCTATGATATTCTTGGAAGAGAAGTTTCAACATTAGTGAACGAAGAAAAATCTGCAGGTAGGTATGAAGTAAACTTTAACGCATCACAACTAGCAAGTGGAGTTTATTTTTACCAAATAAAGGCAGGCAGTTTTACTCAAACTAAAAAACTTATGTTATTAAAATAA
- a CDS encoding NusG domain II-containing protein gives MISRRNFLKIAGLTSVALGAGYTTGKLTGNSKSVYYAVHGFIPADEQVINNLVSVFKNKVKSNSQPIVISDSKIGEVINRFDLQANKQSFSTNGSIIYRIKRLDKQIDSDVIVSDGNNSIYALDDFTSALENIRRNIKNKKAQYFFTAEYNESDLISSIFKSNRKEIVIENERGLVDRISLNKNYKNVFVDGPLGKTGFKIENGIAQVHTSTCRHGICKHTVASGVGNVIACAPNKVLVKVVLV, from the coding sequence ATGATATCACGAAGAAATTTTTTAAAGATTGCCGGTCTAACTTCTGTTGCACTCGGTGCTGGATACACAACAGGCAAGTTAACTGGTAATTCTAAATCTGTTTATTATGCGGTGCACGGGTTTATCCCAGCAGACGAACAAGTAATAAACAATCTTGTTTCAGTATTTAAGAATAAAGTAAAAAGTAATTCACAGCCGATTGTAATTTCTGATTCAAAAATTGGAGAAGTAATCAATAGGTTTGATTTACAAGCAAACAAACAATCATTTTCTACTAATGGATCAATTATTTACAGAATTAAAAGATTAGACAAGCAAATTGATTCGGATGTTATAGTAAGCGATGGGAATAATTCTATTTATGCTTTAGATGATTTTACTTCTGCATTAGAAAACATCAGAAGAAATATAAAAAATAAAAAAGCACAATATTTCTTTACAGCAGAGTACAATGAAAGCGATTTAATTTCTTCAATATTTAAATCAAACAGAAAAGAAATTGTAATTGAGAATGAAAGAGGTTTGGTTGATAGAATATCGTTAAATAAAAATTATAAAAATGTTTTTGTTGATGGTCCGCTAGGTAAAACAGGTTTTAAGATAGAAAATGGAATTGCACAAGTTCATACTTCAACTTGCAGACATGGAATTTGTAAGCATACTGTTGCTAGTGGAGTTGGAAATGTAATAGCTTGTGCGCCAAACAAAGTATTAGTGAAAGTAGTTTTAGTCTAA
- a CDS encoding FAD:protein FMN transferase encodes MKNAIAYGVLVIVLFFIGFFIARNNDNETKTIKYTQILLGTVVDIQVRDDDEKKAEDAITQAFAEVKRIDDLFTTYNEESPVWKINYSTDSIISVDPEIFSLIVLCDSITKISDGCFDVSLDDLTKTWGFDSDNPHLPSQSEIDSALIKSGWQKIKAVGNNQVIKTGIVGLNFGAIAKGYAVDKAMNVLRKSGLKEALVNAGGEISALGNNWVVGIQHPRETNSIIKKLKLNNYTVATSGDYEQYFEKDGIRYHHILDPKTGYPSKGLQSVTIISKSNAFADALATAVFVMGKNQGMKLIESLIDTEGMIIDSEGKIFYSTGFKKFLM; translated from the coding sequence TTGAAAAATGCAATTGCATATGGTGTTTTGGTAATCGTTCTTTTTTTTATTGGGTTTTTCATTGCCAGGAACAATGATAATGAAACCAAAACAATTAAATACACTCAAATTCTTCTTGGAACTGTTGTAGATATTCAAGTCCGAGATGATGACGAAAAAAAAGCTGAAGATGCAATTACACAAGCATTTGCTGAAGTAAAACGAATAGATGATTTGTTTACAACTTATAATGAAGAAAGCCCTGTATGGAAAATAAATTATTCAACAGATTCAATTATCTCTGTTGATCCTGAGATCTTTAGTTTAATTGTTCTTTGTGATTCAATCACAAAAATTTCTGATGGATGTTTTGATGTAAGTCTTGATGATCTCACAAAGACCTGGGGGTTTGATTCTGATAATCCACATTTGCCGTCTCAATCAGAAATTGATTCGGCATTAATTAAAAGTGGATGGCAGAAAATTAAAGCTGTTGGTAATAACCAGGTTATAAAAACAGGAATAGTTGGACTAAACTTTGGGGCGATTGCAAAAGGTTACGCTGTTGATAAAGCAATGAATGTTCTTAGAAAATCAGGATTAAAAGAAGCTCTTGTAAATGCTGGCGGTGAGATTAGCGCACTTGGTAATAATTGGGTTGTTGGTATTCAACATCCTAGAGAAACAAATTCGATTATTAAAAAATTAAAACTTAATAATTATACAGTTGCAACTTCCGGAGATTATGAACAGTATTTTGAAAAAGATGGGATTCGTTATCATCACATACTTGATCCTAAAACTGGTTATCCCTCAAAAGGATTGCAGAGTGTAACGATAATAAGTAAATCCAACGCTTTCGCAGATGCACTTGCGACTGCAGTTTTTGTGATGGGAAAAAATCAAGGAATGAAGTTGATAGAAAGTCTAATAGATACCGAAGGAATGATAATTGATTCTGAAGGAAAAATATTTTACTCGACTGGGTTTAAAAAGTTTTTAATGTAA
- a CDS encoding EamA family transporter yields the protein MNKVNQTEHSSTFFSSLVVIIAASLWAVDGIVLRPSLYSLPVTLVVFVESTIVALILAPFFTKYISVIKNLTPKDWLAFIGVALFGGAIGTMAITRALFYVDFVNLSIVVLIQKMQPIFAIALAGIILKEKLKREFFIWAATAILGAYIMTFGFNFPNLNTGDKTTIAALFALLAAASFGSSTVLSKRALRNVSYEVGTFLRFSLTALIMLTIVLSSGTIYSVSQISVNQIWIFLIIAFTTGGPAIFLYYYGLKKISASIATICELAFPFVAVVLEYIVHGKILSPVQWIGAGFLLISILKISGLKVWDWNKEN from the coding sequence TTGAACAAAGTAAATCAAACAGAACATTCCTCGACTTTTTTTTCATCACTCGTTGTAATAATCGCAGCATCACTCTGGGCTGTTGATGGAATAGTTTTACGCCCCTCTTTATACAGTTTACCTGTTACACTAGTTGTGTTTGTTGAAAGTACGATTGTTGCATTAATACTCGCTCCTTTTTTTACAAAATATATTTCGGTGATAAAAAATCTAACCCCTAAAGATTGGCTTGCGTTTATTGGCGTTGCATTATTTGGCGGTGCAATTGGAACAATGGCAATTACTCGCGCATTATTTTATGTTGATTTTGTTAATCTTTCAATTGTTGTTCTCATCCAAAAAATGCAGCCTATTTTTGCAATTGCCTTGGCTGGAATAATTTTAAAAGAAAAATTAAAACGTGAGTTTTTTATTTGGGCTGCAACAGCAATTTTAGGTGCTTATATAATGACTTTTGGATTTAATTTCCCTAATCTAAATACAGGTGATAAAACAACAATTGCAGCTTTATTTGCTTTGTTGGCAGCAGCAAGTTTTGGATCTTCAACAGTATTAAGCAAACGTGCTCTGCGTAATGTTAGTTATGAAGTTGGAACTTTTTTAAGATTTTCTTTAACAGCATTAATAATGTTAACAATTGTTTTATCCTCTGGAACAATTTATTCTGTTTCTCAAATTTCAGTAAATCAAATTTGGATATTTTTAATAATTGCTTTTACAACTGGTGGACCCGCAATTTTTCTTTATTATTATGGATTAAAAAAGATTAGCGCTTCTATTGCTACAATTTGTGAACTCGCATTTCCTTTTGTTGCTGTTGTACTCGAATATATTGTTCACGGGAAAATTTTATCACCAGTTCAATGGATTGGCGCAGGATTTTTACTTATTAGTATTTTGAAAATAAGTGGGCTAAAAGTTTGGGACTGGAATAAAGAAAATTAG
- a CDS encoding RnfABCDGE type electron transport complex subunit B, translating into MDYTLIIAITTMGGLGFIFAGALAFADKKLRVEENPKIAEINDILPNANCGACGNAGCYDFAVKVVNGEAKITGCPVGGQDVVDEIARIMGMESSASIKLVARILCNGGNIEAVTKEGVEYLGPQSCSVKTIVAGGDKMCLYGCLGGGDCVDACQFGAIFMNENGLPVVVEELCTGCGQCVEACPRGVIEIHPEDRELFVFCKNHDDPKRSKEVCNVACFGCGICARKSDGGIEMRDFLPEINYDTLDLSKIPIDKCKTGAIKLIHPERAAEILREEKIEIKVS; encoded by the coding sequence ATGGATTATACATTAATAATAGCAATAACCACTATGGGCGGACTGGGATTTATCTTTGCCGGCGCTCTTGCCTTTGCAGACAAAAAATTGCGTGTTGAAGAAAATCCTAAAATTGCTGAAATAAATGATATTCTTCCAAACGCAAACTGCGGTGCTTGTGGTAATGCAGGTTGTTATGATTTTGCAGTTAAAGTTGTTAACGGTGAAGCAAAAATAACTGGATGCCCTGTTGGCGGACAAGATGTTGTAGATGAAATTGCCAGAATAATGGGAATGGAAAGTTCCGCAAGTATTAAGCTTGTTGCAAGAATTCTGTGTAACGGCGGCAATATTGAAGCTGTTACAAAAGAAGGAGTTGAATATCTTGGTCCACAAAGCTGCTCTGTAAAAACAATTGTTGCAGGTGGAGATAAAATGTGTTTGTATGGTTGTCTAGGTGGCGGTGATTGTGTTGATGCTTGTCAGTTTGGTGCAATATTTATGAATGAAAATGGTTTGCCCGTTGTTGTAGAAGAGCTTTGTACAGGTTGCGGGCAATGTGTTGAAGCTTGCCCACGTGGAGTAATTGAAATTCATCCCGAAGACAGAGAGTTATTTGTATTCTGTAAAAATCATGATGATCCTAAAAGATCAAAAGAAGTTTGTAATGTTGCTTGTTTTGGCTGCGGAATCTGTGCGCGCAAATCCGATGGCGGAATTGAGATGCGAGACTTTTTACCTGAAATAAATTACGATACGCTTGATCTTAGTAAAATTCCAATTGACAAATGTAAAACAGGTGCCATAAAGTTAATTCATCCGGAAAGAGCTGCGGAAATTTTAAGAGAAGAAAAAATAGAGATAAAGGTAAGTTAA
- a CDS encoding MFS transporter: MNTQVNSVLIDKLQLRFKEIKFLLLKIIITKLRAIFFKGIVVDIKNKLQDLKSGFHKTFWVANVMELFERLAYYGQQIVFMIYMRNDLGFTEAEAGQLSGIFGGLIYLLPILGGTLADKWGFRKAFNIAFTILGLGYFLIGSVGMSSFSGVYGNFNQYWLLMLFLVFTAFGGSFIKPSVLGTVAVTSTPETKSLGFAIYYWLVNAGAMIGPTIAYFVRDSFGNQYVYIVSSISCFAMLIVNILLYKEVKSPATDVVESFGKKIENLFVVLANFRFMIFLLIYSLYWIIFWQEFIIVPYYITDYISASAPYEIIQSWAGAGAIILLQIPLNRLTKNLPTSKAILYGFAFSSLIWVIIGIYPSIPTIAAGIVAFAIGEMVQAPRYYEYISDIAPAGQQGLFQGYAFLPIAIARFVGDPLGGWLYQSSKAAGKPELVWFALIGIGVLATILMWLYNKFLAVKEA, encoded by the coding sequence ATGAATACACAAGTAAACTCAGTTTTAATAGACAAGCTGCAACTCCGATTTAAAGAGATAAAGTTTTTGTTACTAAAAATCATCATAACTAAATTGCGCGCAATATTTTTTAAAGGCATCGTTGTGGATATTAAAAACAAACTACAAGATCTAAAATCCGGTTTTCATAAAACATTCTGGGTGGCAAATGTAATGGAGTTGTTTGAGCGACTTGCTTACTATGGTCAGCAAATTGTTTTTATGATTTACATGCGTAATGATCTTGGTTTTACAGAAGCAGAAGCGGGACAGCTTTCCGGGATTTTTGGCGGTTTGATTTATCTGCTTCCTATTCTTGGTGGAACTCTTGCTGATAAATGGGGATTTAGAAAAGCTTTTAATATTGCGTTTACAATTCTCGGCCTTGGATATTTTCTTATCGGCTCAGTTGGAATGTCATCTTTTTCGGGTGTGTACGGAAACTTTAACCAATACTGGTTGTTAATGTTATTCTTAGTTTTTACTGCTTTCGGAGGATCTTTTATCAAACCATCTGTACTCGGAACCGTTGCAGTTACATCAACACCTGAAACAAAATCACTTGGCTTTGCAATTTATTACTGGCTGGTAAATGCCGGCGCAATGATTGGACCAACAATTGCATACTTTGTACGCGATAGCTTTGGTAACCAATATGTTTACATAGTTTCATCAATCAGTTGTTTTGCAATGCTGATTGTAAACATACTTTTATACAAAGAAGTTAAATCACCCGCCACGGATGTTGTTGAATCTTTTGGAAAGAAAATTGAAAACTTATTTGTTGTACTTGCAAATTTTAGGTTTATGATTTTTCTTTTAATCTATTCTTTGTACTGGATAATCTTCTGGCAGGAATTTATAATCGTACCTTATTACATAACAGATTATATAAGTGCTTCCGCACCTTATGAAATTATTCAATCGTGGGCCGGTGCAGGAGCAATTATTCTTTTACAAATTCCATTAAATAGATTGACGAAAAATCTACCAACCTCTAAAGCAATCTTATACGGGTTTGCATTTTCAAGTTTGATATGGGTTATCATCGGAATTTACCCGAGCATACCAACTATCGCGGCAGGAATTGTTGCTTTTGCGATTGGTGAAATGGTGCAGGCTCCAAGATATTACGAGTATATTTCTGATATCGCTCCTGCAGGACAGCAAGGATTGTTTCAGGGTTATGCGTTCCTTCCAATAGCAATTGCAAGATTTGTCGGTGATCCACTTGGCGGTTGGCTGTACCAATCTTCAAAAGCGGCGGGCAAACCGGAACTTGTATGGTTTGCGTTAATTGGGATTGGTGTACTTGCAACAATTTTAATGTGGCTTTACAATAAATTTTTAGCTGTAAAAGAAGCATAA